A genomic stretch from Solanum stenotomum isolate F172 chromosome 8, ASM1918654v1, whole genome shotgun sequence includes:
- the LOC125872868 gene encoding uncharacterized protein LOC125872868 isoform X2 has translation MIHVPYCIEQVLCRQSMRVSVQPFILWSQLYSSVKDRTQVDRELESLRREGVLRTFKLSTGQDDHAIMFLDDYLSQIERVSKRLETQKQEGLSVFEWFKEHVIHSKLDPSIGHEELRSLLSLGGKVKEEHISLLINAGLLTRQLIDPNMYWFAIPNIGSILKGLSQGREELMSFLNRRKYKEMPMAALEKKCLRLSPLDMRFHLRDLLGSGHLKTVEGPTGLVVKIVKD, from the exons ATGATTCATGTGCCATATTGCATAGAGCAAGTCCTCTGTAGGCAAAGTATGAGG gTTTCAGTTCAGCCTTTCATCTTGTGGTCACAGTTATACAGCAGTGTAAAGGACCGGACACAAGTGGACAGAGAGTTGGAG TCTCTAAGGAGGGAAGGAGTTCTACGTACTTTCAAATTGAGTACTGGACAGGATGATCATGCTATAATGTTTTTGGACGACTACCTTAGTCAG ATTGAACGTGTCAGCAAAAGATTGGAAACACAGAAACAAGAAGGCCTTTCTGTTTTTGAATGGTTCAAGGAGCATGTAATTCATTCAAAGCTAGATCCCAGTATTGGACATGAAGAACTT CGTTCACTTCTGTCGTTGGGAGGCAAGGTGAAGGAGGAACACATCTCCCTCTTAATAAATGCTGGACTTCTG ACTCGACAACTTATTGATCCGAACATGTACTGGTTTGCGATTCCAAATATTGGATCAATTCTCAAGGGCCTCTCACAG GGAAGAGAGGAGCTTATGTCTTTTCTCAACCGTCGTAAGTACAAAGAGATGCCAATGGCTGCTCTGGAAAAGAAGTGCCTTCGACTCTCTCCACTAGATATGAGATTTCATCTCAGAGATTTGCTAGGATCCGGCCATCTCAAAACTGTCGAGGGCCCCACAGGTTTAGTTGTTAAGATTGTGAAGGATTAA